The Mus musculus strain C57BL/6J chromosome 2, GRCm38.p6 C57BL/6J genome has a window encoding:
- the Gm46731 gene encoding uncharacterized protein Gm46731 produces the protein MANVVLGVCLLCARLYPSLCCGVSSLWRQCTDRKLQEPSLLYAVETRIRSGHRNTQWRQEYAVDTGIRSGHRNMQWRQEYAVETGIRSGHRNTQWTQEYAVETGICSGDRNTQWRQEYAVETRIRSGHRNTQWTQEYAVETGIRSGHRNTQWTQEYAVETGIRSGHRNTQWTQEYAVDTGIRSGDRNMQWRQEYAVDTGIRSGHRNTQWRLEYAVETGTRSGDRNMQWRQEYAVETGIRSGHRNTQWRQEYAVETGTRSGDRNTQWRQEYAVETGIHWVGLDVGAGD, from the exons ATGGCTAATGTTGTGTTGGGTGTTTGCTTGCTGTGTGCCAGGCTCTACCCCTCCCTGTGCTGTGGTGTTTCCTCTTTATGGAGACAATGTACAGATAGAAAACTGCAGGAACCTTCTCTGCTGTACGCAGTAGAGACAAGAATACGCAGTGGACACAG GAATACGCAGTGGAGACAGGAATACGCAGTGGACACAGGAATACGCAGTGGACACAGGAATATGCAGTGGAGACAGGAATATGCAGTGGAGACAGGAATACGCAGTGGACACAGGAATACGCAGTGGACACAGGAATACGCAGTGGAGACTGGAATATGCAGTGGAGACAGGAACACGCAGTGGAGACAGGAATACGCAGTAGAGACAAGAATACGCAGTGGACACAGGAATACGCAGTGGACACAGGAATACGCAGTGGAGACAGGAATACGCAGTGGACACAGGAATACGCAGTGGACACAGGAATATGCAGTGGAGACAGGAATACGCAGTGGACACAGGAATACGCAGTGGACACAGGAATACGCAGTGGACACAGGAATACGCAGTGGAGACAGGAATATGCAGTGGAGACAGGAATACGCAGTGGACACAGGAATACGCAGTGGACACAGGAATACGCAGTGGAGACTGGAATATGCAGTGGAGACAGGAACACGCAGTGGAGACAGGAATATGCAGTGGAGACAGGAATACGCAGTGGAGACAGGAATACGCAGTGGACACAGGAATACGCAGTGGAGACAGGAATACGCAGTGGAGACAGGAACACGCAGTGGAGACAGGAACACGCAGTGGAGACAGGAATACGCTGTGGAGACAGGAATACACTGGGTCGGTTTGGAcgttggtgctggggattga